Genomic window (Lycium barbarum isolate Lr01 chromosome 2, ASM1917538v2, whole genome shotgun sequence):
GACTTGAAGTACCATAAAAATGGAGCTTCCATCTCTACGATTTTGTGGCTTCAGATTTTGCAAATCTGATTTGTAAGAGAAGAGATGAAAGGCATATTTGGTCCCACTGGGCCGGCCAAAATTTGTAGATAATAAAGCCCGCgttgaaaaaataataatcaagacagggaAATATCGTAAAAATCGTAACATTTTATTTCAATAtaatgagtgttacaatctctatgattcctccGATTCTTCCTTTCTAAAATAAATTCAAGGGTTCttaagcttgatcttgaactgtTGGATTTAGTCTTGACTTAAATTTGATTCAAGGGcctgaagcttgatcttgaatttggtggtcttgatcttgagaacttgtagaaaaatactTAAGTGCTTGGATGCTTGTAGCTTGTGGAGAAATTTGCGGCGTTTGATCACGAGCTCTCTCATGCTTCTTGTTAGAATGCTGGCCCCTCTTTTGAATTATGAAAAGTGGTTGTGATAAGGACGAATTTCTTTCGGTCAATCAGATTGAAGTTGACATGACAATATTTGATTAGACAGAACACGTAACTTGTACACGCGGCATATTTTAATTGACCTTTAATTTGACTAGGCATGTTTGTCATTTTGACTCGTGGGATCCTACTGGCTCTTTCATTTGATTTGGCGCACCACGTCATTTAACACGTGTTGTCAATTTAGGCCTTTTATATTAGATGACATCTTGGGCTAAATGTCACACCCccaccaggagtatgacgggctccgacccgtaggccgggaaccacctgacttatcttttattttgaatattataaCCCATAACTCAaggacacctgcacgcagaaaaggcccaaataGGAATATCTGCTCGTTCagcacatatgtatatatatggaccgacaaggtcgccacaacacagCGTATTTCatgaagccggcaaggctaacagtaaagtatcaagagctcacaataaggccgacaaggccactaatatatatatatatatatatatatatatatatatatatatatatatatatattatacaacattatgaaCCGGTAGAgttataaaacatctaactgtacatatacgtctacgagcctctacatggaatacaaatgatcataaggacaataccaagtagactgcaactccgaagaaagtggagtgctcctgaggaTCCGCTAATAGAAGACCTatgggtctgatccgtctccctgcctacctgcgggcatgagcgcagcgtccataagaagggacgtcagtacgaataatgtactgagtatgtaaggcatgaataacaacataatatagatatgaaaggtaacatggagtaagagagataacctgtacatctgaatgcctcataaggcggatgtcctgcatgcttagccttttaaaaaaaacatttctatacatatacatagtaccatgcccggccattaaggctcggtgtcatatatatagtatcatgcccggccattaaggctcagtgttatcatcattagccagcgttcggggcaatatcataacatgcccactacagtggtgtgcacatctacgtgccatgcccggcagactatagcgcggcgcggtgtgagaaaatacatacatatatataaagcatgcataagagccaaataaaagctataagtacatcggagtgacgtaaggtcggtaacctccgattttcattatggaattatcatcatcgctatatcccaccttgaaggaacaattattataaggcgagatcaacaacaatgaataaaatcgacaTAATCATGAAATAAgttcaataatctcataaaagcattgatctcataacttgagacttttaaccataaaatcagcatcatcataatcatcatagaaaatatcctcatctttgacatcatcattatcatcgtaaaaacatgttcatcgttgttatcacaagagctcacggagccataaatctcttatttagaaaatacgaacattttggaaaacatttatgaattattagaaaaggaattatgccttggagtcataaacatctaacatttgaaaacaaggaagatatggaaacatttatgaagccataacctcggaatcatgcctttgaaagaaagggacgagccttaacatacctggaatatAATTTCtggacttccaacttacttcctgtcttgaaattcacttaagattattcgtagcctcataatctacatatacgactattcatactattgttaggatcatcgtcatatgctcgtcttaagcccttaactagaatccatttagaatctgttgaaattcgggcagcatctcccctgtttatatgcctagcccgaaatcacaacccaataatcaacaacaacaacaacaataccaacatcacaacaacaacGACATCCTCAATATTccacaagataaatatatatatattttcatccaaaattctcttcaaacctcaatctataagccaacaacatcaacacaacaaactataacttattcttgtaaatattccttaatcaaagttGATAAAGAGGGacattcaatgattcataccttatatttactaaagtagcaagatcttcaatattctCTTTGTTTCCAAGCTAACTCCAACACAGAATGAAATTATAATCGCGTCTACACGTTGTCCGGTCCTCGATtaatattccgtagcttgaatttttactcaaaatcctcacttctatGTGGTATAAAAAATCCCTTTTTGTTTGCTGAAAATTCTGGAACATTTTGGAGagttttgatgaagaaaaatgggattttagccccttttatagtggctaggtcggcagtactgtagcagccctGTTTTTGCTTTGTCGtcggctcagtttgtaacgtccataattctctactccgatgtcctatcgatgagcggtttgttacattagaaactagactcggcgaacttcattgtaggcttttgaaacaccttaaaactcctaatatactaggagatatacccctccaaagttgactaaaaatctgccaaacatttctcaaattttcgtcaaacttattttcttcaatttgcttgatctcgaaatcttccgaaattctccatacatgatatttatcatttattatacttgataatggccatgttcttgtgtttcaaaatagtctttcttgactacgacttacgagatcgtaattcatcctttacttcattgttacatatttcccatggcttgtaccttccaaaacatcatgggacgtctccgatactccattactacagtgatgtacgtgtcatgctcatgctctgaaagtgcggggtgtaacacttaACAAATGAGCTCATCatttttagcctaattaaatGGACTAATCCAACAAAATTAGACCATTATTTAAGTCCACATTTATTGAACACGCACACAAGTCTTCACCCTGTTGAATACTTCAGGTTTCTCAAAAAATAAGTTCATAGAAAAGGGGAAGTTTAAGTTCATACGTGAAGTTAGAATCGATCACAAACGTTGGGtgggaagaaattgcacggtttccccttcaaatgggctggtattTAGTTTTTACCCTTCAAACGGGTTGATATTTAACTGTTGCCTTTCAAAATGGAATTTATGTTTGGCGCGGCAtaaaatttttaagggcatcgATATAATTTGTGGAATATTATAAcgcaaaaatataaacttattctctgtaaaaaaaaattatttgcctTTTAAGGAATAAAAATTAAACACCAACACAAAacagggacaaaagtgcaaacgACCCCATTGGTGGGGGGTTTTGGGTGGGGGACAACCGGACAAGAGTGCGTGGTGCGGACAAGGTCAAGGGTTGAAATTAGGGTGGTTATTAGGAGTGTGATGATGACGATTAGCGTGGGATATCATTAACGAAAACTAATTTTTTCCTATCTAAAAAAGTTATTTACTCAATATTTTTGAAActtgttttgattaaaaaaaggaaaaatattttccaaacctCATTGTTACCAACTAAACGTACGAAAAATTAAAAATGTTTTGCTCCATATCAAGCAAACTCTAATATGACAACATCTAATTTTCCGTATGTTAGAAAAATAGATATCAAAAGTGGGGAAGAACTAATTTGGTTTTGACAGAGTAATTTTTGTCTTTATAGAATTTAAGCCTCCCACTTTGTTGTTGCAGGATAGTGACAGAATTCCTCCAGAATTTTACAAAGCCTATGAAATTCAAGTTTCAGCAGTTAACTTGAATTTTCACAAGAACAAAATTGTGTTTTGTAATGAGGATTTAGAGAAGAAGAGATGAAATTTGTAATTGTACATCCTTTATTTTGAAGCAGTACCAGGTATTTATAATACCTTGGATATCTCTTCGCAGCAGACACGTCTGTTCAAAGATGATTTTTCGTAACATACACGTCCTTTAGTAATATGCACTAAGCCATAAACTACAAACGTTTTAATTAATTTGAGACTTAATTATGTGAAAAGAGTAATTTCCTTTCTCCGAAAAGAGTAATTTCCTTTCTATGAAAAGAGTAACTTTCGTCTATTAGAAAAAAGTACTCtatccgtcccaaaaagattgtcctcttttgacttgacataaagtttaagaaataaaggatgacttttgaaatgtgtggtccaaaataagccttagatatttatgtggctgtaaatcatttcataaaattaaattatttcaaaatatagAAATGAAACAATCTTTTTGGAACAgactaaaaaaaataaacaatctttttgggatagtGAATaacttttttttctctccaaaattCATTCTCTGATATACTTCCATCAACACTAACTATTCCAACACTGTAGGTCAAAAATATTTGTATCTATGTCTATATATGTGGTATGCTAAAATTATTTTGAAGTGAAAAGCAGTAGCGATGACATTAGCTGTGTACCTAATCTTTTTTGCCTCTTCCGCaagtcttctcttctttttcATCAGTCCTGTCATAAAAGCCAGAACAAAGTCATCGAACCTTCCTCCTGGCAGCTATGGATGGCCAGTGATCGGAGAAACACTGGAGTTTCTTCGATTAAACCGGGACGGAACGCCGGAGAAATTTGTGACAGACAGGATGGACAAGTATAAATCTCAGGTTTTCAAGACATCAGTAATGGGTGAAAAAATGGTTGTGTTGTGTGGTCCTGCCGCAAACAAGTTCTTGTTTGGAAACGAGAATAAGTTGGTCACTGTTTGCTGGCCAAGTTCTGTGAGACAGTTGCTTGGGAAGAGTTTGACTAATAGTCGTGGGGACGAAGCAAAACTCTTGAGAAAGATGCTCTACTATTTTGTTAGTCCAGATGCGTTCTCAAAGCTCTATATTAAGACCATGGAGTTGAGTACTCAgaagcatatcaagaatcattggCAAGGTATGCATTTCTGTGGAAAATTAAGATACTCTtaaggtgtgtttggtacgaaggaaaatgttttccatagAAATATTGTTTTCTCGAAAAATAAGTtgttttctaatttattttcttgtatttgatAAGTAACCAaaacatattatttcaaaagcGTTGGTATATTAATCTAGACAAACACTAGGATCAGAGGTGAGGGTTAGGTGTGGGGATGGGGGCTATGGGGGGTGGGCAGTGTTTGAGGCTGGGGAGAAGACAATTAGTATGAAATGTCACTTATGCAACTTGATTTTCGTAATTTAAGAGAAGTCATTTTCCTTATTTGTAAGAAATTTGCTatcctaaaaaaaatatttttccaaattttAACTAACCAAACATAAGAAACTTGGAAAAGattttcttttactttcaagTCACGATACAGAATTCAAAAATTGTGGTGACACTCCAACCTGGTAGACATACCAATTTCACTTTTATCCAATTTTCGTTAATAAAAGACAAAAATAAACATTTGAAATAGTAATAGTTCGTAGGGATCtaatagctcagttggttgactacttgaattttcaccttgttggtgatagttcgaatccccacgttgtaatcccTTCCCTCATTTCTTCTTCCCCTACCCCTATgcaataatttatttatttttagaaaaaagaCACAATAATAGTTCATAAAAGATGTCTTGAACTATCATAAGTGTCGAAGAAATACATAAAATCTCAAAACCTGGCGATATGAGTCTAGGGTTCTACAAAACCGAAAATAAATACAACTTTGTCCACAATACACTGTTTGAGCAGATAATAAGAAAGAAATGAAAAGACAGAGAGGGAGTCCACTACTGCGGATCATCCAAGCAGCTCACTCTAACACTCTAATAGCAACTTAGTAGACATGATATCAAACTCCGCAATTATAGTATGAGTACGTAAACAACACATACCCACCACATATCGTTGTCCGACACTAACAAGGTAGTGGCGAATGTTGGTCTTTCAAAATATTGCCATTCAACCAATTAAGTTTATATGATCTCAACAGATAAAGAAATTACTGCACACAAGGTAAATTAATTTAAATAACATAATAATCCGCAGAATCAACACACACACAGACAcagacacatatatatatatatatgatatccaCAGATCCATCTAAACTGCATAATAATGCACAAAGTCAGCATATACAGATGATATTCACATATAAGAGTCGTGATGCAATGCATATGATGCTGACTCTTTACCACAATTGTCACAAACTAGTGCTTTTAGCACTCTGTGCTCACATTGGTCTGGCTGGGAGTTGCTCGGCCAATGACTCATGAGGGATGACCATGTTGTCCATACGCCTGCACGGAATGTCCCATCATGTAAATAATCATCATATAAATCTGATGGAATAAAATCTCATCGGCCATAGTTATACCACACTGCCCGGAATAAGGTCCCATAGGGCCATAATCACCTCAAACATTTAGAAAGTTCGAAATATATACCATGAAATAAACATGAATTACATATGCagtcatatgtcatataagcggtCCATAAATAAATCTATGCAGCTCAAGTATCATTAAGTACGCGAAATATTCAGAATAGTACCCCCAACATGTGAATCAATGCTACATTTATTACCTCAATCACTAAAATATGCTCAGATAATTATTTCAAAATCAAGTAGCACAAAATAATAAGCATATAAGTTCAAAAATATCTGAACATGACACTCGGTAACCACGTAAGTGCTTGTCACCTCGCCTATATGTTACTCTCATACCCTTAGTTCTTTTAATTACTCATTTAGTTGAGAAAAATTCCCCATCAAAGTCAATGTCTTAACTTACCTAAATTCAAAGCCTTTCAAACGCCACAAACGATTTTTCCCTTCATCAAAGCATCCAAAAATGTACTCTAAGGAGTTAAACGAGTCCAACAATACTAATATTACAATATAAAATAGCCCGGTCAAAAAGTCAAATCCAAACACTGGGTCAAAATTTAACTTTATTACATAAACACATTATCCATACTCATACGAGTTCCTTTTCTATGCTATAACTCAAATCTGATAGCAAATCATCCCTCAAATCCTAAAAGTTCACACTATTAACTTTAGAGCTAAAATCCCAGTTTTCACAATCAAATCTCATGAGCCAACAAACACATGGATAATTATGTTAATCATCCAAATACGTGATAAAACCACTCACCCGATGTTTATAATAGTTTCTCGCACTTCATCCCATCTATCCTGACCTCCAAAACTCCAATAATGGTGAAATAACTTTAAAATCCCGTCACTCCTCTTTTTTATACATGAAGCCTATTTAGCGCAATCACAGTGGCCTGGGGAGCGCAATAGCACCCAATGCCAGCCCATGTCCTTCAGCATAACCGCAATGCCCATACGCGATGGCGCCCAGTGCTTGAGGATCCTTTTGAGAGACATGCGCCTTGTGCGCGTGCCAAGCTAGGCCTTTGCGCTATAGCGCCGCTATGCCGGCCAGTCCTTTTGCGCGAATGCGGACTCCTTGAATGATAGCATTGCCCAACCACAACCCTTCAATGCGATTGCACCCATTGTGCGCGGTAGCACtcgcgacaacaacaacaaaaaaaaattatggacaGTTCAGATCTGTTTTTGCTATCCAAATCCCAGTCGAATCTTTGGGTCTCAACCAAAACAATCCAAATAAGTCTTAAATTGTCATATAAACCTATAGGAATCTTCTAACAATGAATCTAAGTCTATTAACCCAAAATGTTGACTTTGGTTAAAACTATAAGCTTTAAGCCACTAGTTTTTATTTTTCGTGTTCCAAAACACACTGAAGCCCCTCAACACCTTGCCACCCATACCCACAAGTCATTAAACATTAAAATGAACCTACAGAAAGTCTCAAATAGAGAAAAGGGTTCTAAAACTTAAAACAACCAAATGGGTCCTTACAATATACTCCACCCTATTAATttgaatttaacttatatacactgtAGTGTAAATATTTTACACTTTTGTTGTATAGGCTATACTTGCCTCATTTTTATATCAATGATCTCATTTGTGATGTACGATTTCTAATAATTGTGGTACCTCTTGGGTGTCAATTATAGAAGTTAAACTCCTTTTAGTACTAAATGCATTCGAGTACTTGTTTTGGACTGTCATAGATTTTATTATGTCTGCTacaataaatttacaataaaaaTATAGATGAGTATACTTTGTACTCCTCCATCCCAAAAAAatttgtctttctttcttttttagtctgtcttAAAAAAATTGACGCTTTTCTATacttagaaacaatttaactttatgggATGAtttacaactacacaaatatctaaggcttgttttgaccacacatttcaaaagtcttcctttatttcttaaactttgtgtcaagtcaaactaaaataatctttttgggacggaaggagtagcATATAtggattttaaaaataaaaaaaatgcatGTTTTTAAGTGCAACAAATCCATGTTTTAAAGTGCTATAGCTAcaccaaaaggaaaaaaagaatacTATTGAAATTCGTTGCATTTTGATAGAAATTGCGTTGTAACAAAAAATAAAACGATCGATGAAAATTGGTAAAGAAGAGTGTTGTCTCTTTGTTATCCACTTCACCATGAAGGACCTCAACCAAacaaaatgaaagtaaaatgttTCACATGTAGTGATAACATAAGTTCAAAGTATGAATATATTGTTTTGCCTTAGCTTATTCCCGAAAAAAATATTACTGTACTCTTTTCTTAAAGATGAAGTGCCTCGACCGACCAAACTAGTAAAATCTAAGTGAAAATTTTATTAGGTAGTTATATCACCGGGGTGGGTAGATATTGAAACTTTTTCCAAAATTAGCACCAAATCGGTTGATGTTTTGAGTTTTGACTTTTAAATTGTGAGATTCCAAATgtaatttagagcccgtttggattgacttataagttgcttataagctgttttcagcttttttgaatgtttgactggccagcttaaagtcattttgtgcttaaaataagctcaaaaaaataattgggtccatttgacttatCTTATCTAAAGCatcttataagctaaaaacagcttataagccacaAAAAATAagcaacttattttttttagcttataagttgtttgctccttataggcataagcccatccaaacaggctcttaattgaAATTGCTAGGGTTTGCTAAATTTTTGCAATTCGCCATAAGACACTTAAGAACCAAGTGTCGAATTATAGATATTAAAAAATATAAGTTCGTGTCATAAAGTTAATTTATCAATTCTTCATTTGTTTAGTTGTCCAGTATATTTTGCACAACCTATAATTTAAATGCTTTGATTTGTGGAGATATGTCTCGTGTAACGAGTATgtgattaagatcatcaaatttATGAAGTGATGTTTGCTACTGGTACATGTTTATGTATGTGAATGTTGAAACTTTCTCTGTCTATATATGGAGGCAAAAAGGAGCTGAGAATTTTCCCAACTGTCAAGTTACACATATTTGAGTTGGCATGTCGCCTATTCATGAGCCTTGAAGACATAAACCGAATTTCCAAGCTTTTCAATCTATTCAACATTTTCTTGAAAGGAGTCATATCTATAGCCCTAAACTTTCCTGGAACTACATTTTATCATGCAAAGAGAGCAACAAACACTATCCGAAAAGAACTTCTGTTTATTGTGAAGCAGAGAAGAGAGGCTATAGAACAGAAATTATCAGATTCTCCTCCACAAGATCTTCTGTCACATTTACTTCTATTTCCTGACGAGAACGGTAAATTCATGTCTGAACTGGAGGTAGTGGATAACATCCTGATGATGATATTTGCTGGCCATGACACCACTACTGTTACTATAACATTGGTGATGAAGTACCTTGCGGAGTTGCCTCATGTTTATGAGAACGTTTTGCAAGGTCAGTCAAACACTGtcacataaaataaaatacatcaaTTATTAGTATTAAATTTCTCGAATCAAGGTTCAACTAACAATAGAGGTAATGTTTTCTCTTGATAACGAGAACAGAACAAAAGGAGATTGCATCATCAAAAGGAGGAAGGGAATACTTGAACTGGGACGACATACAGAAGATGAAGTATACGTGGGATGTAGTGTCTGAAGTTCTCAGGTTAACATCACCAATTGTTGGAAGTTACAAAGAAGTGCTGGTGGATTTTAACTACGAAGGTTATAGCATTCCAAAAGGATGGAAGGtacttcaatatttattttaGTTGCtttatactttatttttcacgGCTGTTGTTATTTATGCTCTCGTACAGTTCACATATCTCAAATTTAGTTACATAGGGGCTACGTGTTCAAAGAGGTATTTATATGGTAGGATTTTAAGAGGGTAGATTCTAAGTGCAAAGTCAAAGGCATAATTTTGAAATTACAGACTTCTTGTGTAATCCAAATCTTATGTTCAAATTGAATAGCATGAAGTGAAATACACGAGggatttatttttttttaaaaaagttattTTATTACATTAGGGGGAGGGAGGGGAAAGGGAAGGAGATACTATGCTATCGATGGTGTTTGAACCCTCCACCGCAATAGTGAAAGACAGAAAACTCACCATGTGATCTATTAATCCTCAACCCCACGTGCAAACAGTTACAAAACGAAGTAATTACGTGTTTTTAATCAGCGGTTTCTTGCAAGCGCATGTCTTCTTTGTAATTGCTTAGATAAAGATTTACATACAAATGGTATATCCACATTTTTTTGCAACTATTACACTATGCCTTGGTCTGATGCGACAGATATATTGGAATGCCCCTGCAACACACATGGATCCTAAGTTGTTTCAAAACACTAAAGACTTTGATACttcaagatttgaaggagcaGGGCCGACACCATTTTCATATATTCCATTCGGAGGAGGGCCTAGAATGTGCTTGGGGAAAGAGTTTGCACGGCTAGAGATTCTTGTTTATATCCACAATGTGGTCAAAGATTTCAGATGGAAACTACTGATTCCAAACGAGAAGATAGAATATGATCCCATGCCCACCCCAATTGAAGGACTTCCTGTTCTTCTTCAACCGAGCAACCCTTAGTAGAGTTGGGCAACAAAGCTTTCTCTCTCAAACCAGATTACTctagggtcgtttggtaggatgtattagagaaaataatacatgtattAGCATTGATATTACTAATCTCTTGTTTGGTATACTTTTTCAACATATATATAACTTATTCAAGTATtccttctgtctcaatttatgtgacactttttcaCTTCCCGAGATTCAAATGCATgaattttgaccaacattttaagatgtgtTTTTTCACCAAATTGGTATGAGAAAATTTGCAACCTATAGTAGTTTTCatttaattttcaaatatataattttaatcttaaaatactGGGTCCAAttcataatttagtcaaattgactctcaaaaagcgaaaactgccacataaattgggacggagagagtattagTTATACCACACATTTTGTATTATCCTATATATAATTAATACATAACAAACCACGGTATTAGCAATACCAAGATCATTAATACATGGAAAAGCATGGTTAAGACAAAATTGCCTTTGAATTCCCTCAAAGCTAAAGACTGTGGAGGGCATTTTTgttaacaaataatttttttttagaaattatgcaatgcatgttatttttaaCACATCACACCAAACAGTCGATTAATCTCAGCGTAACAAATCTCATCATAACTAATCTCTGCATTACTAAGACACCCGATTTAATACTATTCTTATACACTCTACCAAATGACCCCAGCTAAGTGTTGGAAGCTCGAAGACTATAATAAGGTTTTGCATTATGATTTGGTTTCCGAAACTAAGCTATCTACTCTTTCAAAATTattaaagtacttattgatttgTAAGTTTGGTTCAAGTGGTTTACTAAGGCTGATATACAACCAGTTAATTAAGTTTGATCTTGATAACATTTTAAGAGCTTTAGAGGTAAAGACTATTGTTTTA
Coding sequences:
- the LOC132626249 gene encoding beta-amyrin 28-monooxygenase-like gives rise to the protein MTLAVYLIFFASSASLLFFFISPVIKARTKSSNLPPGSYGWPVIGETLEFLRLNRDGTPEKFVTDRMDKYKSQVFKTSVMGEKMVVLCGPAANKFLFGNENKLVTVCWPSSVRQLLGKSLTNSRGDEAKLLRKMLYYFVSPDAFSKLYIKTMELSTQKHIKNHWQGKKELRIFPTVKLHIFELACRLFMSLEDINRISKLFNLFNIFLKGVISIALNFPGTTFYHAKRATNTIRKELLFIVKQRREAIEQKLSDSPPQDLLSHLLLFPDENGKFMSELEVVDNILMMIFAGHDTTTVTITLVMKYLAELPHVYENVLQEQKEIASSKGGREYLNWDDIQKMKYTWDVVSEVLRLTSPIVGSYKEVLVDFNYEGYSIPKGWKIYWNAPATHMDPKLFQNTKDFDTSRFEGAGPTPFSYIPFGGGPRMCLGKEFARLEILVYIHNVVKDFRWKLLIPNEKIEYDPMPTPIEGLPVLLQPSNP